A window from Leishmania mexicana MHOM/GT/2001/U1103 complete genome, chromosome 33 encodes these proteins:
- a CDS encoding putative uracil phosphoribosyltransferase, which translates to MSQQEGTSPTDRESTMQILNMFPGHLHLLPQTPQLHFLFTVIRNVETQRTDFIFYSERIIRLILEAALCLIPVKPFNVITPVGAVYRGVRPDDRGIIGVSIMRAGESMERVLREMCPGVRIGKILVQRDEKSIDKSPNARFSYSKLPTDVASRRVLLLDPMCATGGSVIKATEILINEYGVLEENIIFLNLISAPAGIRKYLGRFPKIQIVTAAIDDDLDENKYILPGLGDFGDRYFGTISE; encoded by the coding sequence ATGTCTCAGCAGGAAGGCACGTCGCCGACAGATCGCGAGAGTACCATGCAGATTTTGAACATGTTCCCCGGACACCTCCACCTGCTTCCGCAGACCCCGCAGCTTCACTTCCTCTTCACTGTCATCCGAAACGTGGAGACTCAGCGCACGGACTTCATCTTCTACTCAGAGCGCATCATACGCCTCATCCTCGAGGCGGCGCTTTGCTTGATCCCTGTGAAGCCGTTTAATGTCATCACACCAGTAGGTGCTGTGTACAGGGGCGTTCGGCCGGACGACCGCGGCATCATCGGCGTCTCCATCATGCGTGCTGGCGAGTCGAtggagcgcgtgctgcgtgAGATGTGCCCCGGTGTCCGCATCGGCAAGATTCTCGTCCAACGCGACGAGAAGAGCATCGACAAGAGTCCCAATGCACGCTTTAGCTATAGCAAATTGCCCACAGATGTAGCCtcgcggcgcgtgctgctgctggacccGATGTGCGCgaccggcggcagcgtcatcaAGGCGACGGAGATCCTGATCAACGAGTACGGCGTGCTCGAGGAGAACATTATCTTCTTGAACCTTATCTCCGCCCCCGCAGGAATCAGGAAGTACCTCGGTCGGTTCCCCAAAATCCAGATTGTGACCGCTGCCATCGACGACGACTTGGATGAGAACAAGTACATCCTGCCCGGCCTCGGTGACTTTGGCGACCGCTATTTTGGCACGATTTCGGAGTGA
- a CDS encoding metallo-peptidase, Clan MA(E), Family M41 → MLPQRTPTDAVQRAYTMSPQERILIAQIAARARLQRTWRHLGILSVLLSALIGYRWYTAQARLDADVSNYKAVVVDVPGHTAVYVDDNGKFIGVRNFIDFATFEKTCDPEKDVLIQFSTYYPWIPMLLLCLLPVLAVVNAGFNGSARMITMAAQAEKSRFMFKREMSVSTRLKDVAGLTEAKHEVVEVIDFLKHPGRYQTLGAKLPKGVLLDGPPGVGKTLLAKAVAGEAMVPFVSCSGSEFEEVYVGVGAQRVRELFREAHNCKPCVVFIDEIDAFGRKRRSDGNGSSRGTLNAFLAALDGFKDASGIMVLAATNRVDILDNALTRSGRFDRKISLEKPSYKDRVAIALVHLQPLHLDPSSSLQNYAEMVAALTPGCSGADIFNVCNEAAIQAAREDKEYVGATHFHLAVERVLVGLEKSAVKYTPHEKERLAYHEAGIVVLNWFQSDTDPVIKSTILPRGRHRTGVTQKLPQNIYISTQERLLQRIVGRLGGYVSEEHFFSDVSTSAAEDLQMATSMARDMVCVYGMDPVHIGHMGFELDRDDTLQKPFGPEKENAVDIAVETIVQSCLKRARALMLEHLNHTRIIAGLLLKQETLNAHEMWFALGDRPAMTKEFRTYLES, encoded by the coding sequence atgctgccgcagcgcaccccgactgatgcggtgcagcgcgcgtATACAATGTCGCCGCAGGAGCGCATTCTGATTGCGCAGATTGCGGCACGggcacggctgcagcggacGTGGCGCCACCTTGGTATCCTCtcggtgctgctctccgcACTTATTGGATACCGGTGGTacacggcgcaggcgcggctTGACGCTGACGTGTCGAACTACAAGGCGGTTGTCGTGGACGTGCCCGGCCACACCGCTGTCTACGTGGACGACAACGGCAAGTTCATTGGCGTGCGTAACTTCATCGACTTTGCCACCTTCGAGAAGACCTGCGACCCGGAAAAGGATGTGTTGATACAGTTTAGCACTTACTACCCATGGATCCCGATGCTGCTGCTATGTCTACTGCCGGTGCTGGCTGTTGTGAACGCGGGCTTCAACGGGTCAGCACGCATGATcacgatggcggcgcaggcggagaagagTCGTTTTATGTTCAAGCGAGAGATGTCGGTAAGTACGCGGCTGAAGGACGTCGCGGGGCTGACGGAGGCAAAAcacgaggtggtggaggtgatTGACTTTCTCAAGCACCCGGGACGTTACCAGACGCTTGGTGCGAAGCTGCCGAAGGGCGTGCTGCTCGACGGCCCGCCTGGTGTCGGCAAGACGCTGCTGGCCAAGGCGGTGGCTGGCGAGGCCATGGTGCCGTTTGTCAGCTGCTCGGGCAGCGAGTTTGAGGAGGTGTACGTGGGCGTCGGCGcacagcgcgtgcgtgagctCTTTCGCGAGGCGCATAACTGCAAGCCATGTGTCGTTTTCATTGATGAGATCGACGCTTTCGGCCGCAAGCGCCGATCagacggcaacggcagctcGCGGGGCACCTTGAACGCCTTCCTCGCGGCGCTCGACGGGTTCAAGGATGCGTCTGGTATCATGGTGCTGGCGGCCACGAACCGTGTCGACATCCTAGACAATGCGCTGACGCGCTCCGGCCGCTTCGATCGCAAGATCTCGCTTGAGAAGCCGTCCTACAAGGATCGTGTGGCGATCGCCCTGGTGCatctgcagccgctccaccttGACCCGTCATCCTCGCTGCAGAACTACGCCGAGATGGTAGCGGCGCTGACGCCTGGCTGCAGCGGGGCAGACATCTTCAACGTGTGCAACGAGGCGGCTATCCAGGCGGCGCGGGAGGACAAGGAGTATGTCGGGGCGACGCACTTTCATCTGGCTGTCGAGCGGGTGCTCGTGGGTCTTGAAAAGAGCGCTGTCAAGTACACGCCCCACGAGAAAGAGCGACTGGCGTACCACGAGGCGGGGATTGTGGTGCTGAACTGGTTCCAGAGCGACACGGATCCGGTCATCAAGTCCACCATCCTGccgcgcggccgccaccgcacggGCGTGACACAGAAGCTGCCGCAGAACATCTACATCTCGACGCAGGAGCGACTGCTGCAACGCATTGTGGGCCGGCTGGGCGGCTACGTGTCAGAGGAGCACTTCTTCAGCGATGTGTCGACGAGTGCGGCCGAAGATTTGCAGATGGCGACGAGCATGGCACGTGACatggtgtgcgtgtacggCATGGACCCGGTGCACATTGGGCACATGGGGTTCGAGCTGGACCGCGACGACACGCTGCAGAAACCGTTTGGCCCCGAGAAAGAGAACGCGGTTGACATTGCCGTGGAGACGATTGTGCAGTCGTGCCTAAAGCGGGCGCGAGCTCTGATGCTGGAGCACCTGAATCACACCCGCATCATTgctgggctgctgctgaagcaggAGACGCTGAATGCACATGAAATGTGGTTCGCACTGGGCGACCGCCCTGCCATGACGAAGGAGTTCCGGACCTACCTGGAAAGCTAA